CGGCGGCGATGAACCCCTGCGCCGACGGATAGTCCTCGGACTCGACCACCACGTTCGGGTGGAAACCGGCCGAGGCACAGGCCCCTTCCAGGATCGCGCGGCAGGCGCCCGGGATCGGGTCGACTCCGACCCACGGCTCGTCGGCGAGGTCGGTCAGGTCGAGGACGCGTTTGCGGGACAGCCGATGCGCGCGCGGCAGCACCGCCCGGTAGGGATCGTTCAGCAACGGCACCAGCTCGATCCCGGGACCCAGGTCGGCCGGCCGCGGGTAGACGATGATCGCCAGGTCGGCGCGGCCTTCCTCGACCTCGGTGAGCGGATCGCCCGGGTCGATGAGCTTGAGGTCGAGCCAGACTCCCGGGTGTTCCCGGCGCAGTGCGGCCACCGCGTACGGCACCATCGTCGCCCCGGCGGTGGCGAAGTAGCGGATGGCGAGCTTGCCGGTGCGGCCTTCCTTCAGCTCGGTGAGCGCGGCTTCGGCGCGCGCCAGCTCCGCGCTGAGCGTCTCGGCGTGCTCGGACAGCAGGGTGCCGGCCGGAGTCGGCTGGACTCCGCGGCCGACGCGTTCCAGCAGCGGCGTGCCCGCCTCGCGTTCGAGAACCGCCAGCTGCTGGCTGATCGCGGACGGCGTGTACCCGAGATTCCTCGCCGCGGCGGTGATCGAACCGCTCGTGATCACCGCGCGCAGCACCTGCATCCGCCGCACGTCGAGCATCGCTTGATCCTACAGCTTTGCTTAACTGTCCCTGCAGTTAATTTCGCTTGTTCTTACTCCTTGCCGCGGCGAAGCTTGCTGGGGAACGAGAAGGAGGAACCGCAGGTGGGCGAGACGAAGACGCTGCTGAGGATCGCGGCTCTCGCGTTGATGTGGGGTTCGAGTTTTTTCTGGATCAAGCTGGCACTGGACGCGTTTTCCCCGGTGCAGCTCGTGCTCGCGCGGCTGGTGCTCGGCACCGCGGTGCTGCTGGCGCTGTGCCTGCTCGGCCGGCGCCGCCTGCCTTCGGATCGGCGCACTTGGCGGCACCTGCTGGTCGCCGCGTTCTTCCACAACGCTCTGCCGTTCACCCTGTTCGCGATCGGCGAGACCACCGTCGACTCCGGGATCACCGGCGTGCTGAACTCCACCACCCCGCTGTGGGTGCTGGTCGCCGCGCCGTTCCTGGGGGCGTCGAACAAGATGAGCCCAGCGCGGATCGCCGGGCTGGTGATCGGGCTCGGCGGCATCCTGCTGATCTTCGCGCCGTGGCAAGCGAGCGGTCTGCTCAGCTGGGGCGCGCTGGCCTGCCTCGCCGCCGCGGCCAGCTACGGGTTCGCGTTCGTCTACGAAGGCCGCTACCTGTCCGGCACCGGCACCTCGCCGTACTCGCTGGCTGCCGGGCAGATGCTGCTGGCCACCGGTTTCCTGGTGCTGGCCATGCCGTTCGGCGGGATGACGCCGGTGCACCTGAGCCCGCTGGCACTGGTCTCGGTGCTGGTACTCGGCGTGGGCTCGACCGGGATCGCGTTCGCGCTCAACTACCAGCTGCTGGCCAGCGAGGGCGCGGTGGCCGCGTCGGTGGTCGGCTATCTGCTGCCGGTCGTTTCGGTGCTGCTCGGCGCGGTGTTCCTGCACGAGCAGCTGAACTTCCGGGTGATCGCGGGCATGGTGGTCGTGCTGGCCGGGGTCGCGCTGACCCGGATCCAGCGCAAACCCCTCGCCGTACCGGAAGCGCCGGTGGCGGAGCCGGTCTGACTCAGACCAGGCGGCGGTCGGAGGCCCAGCGGGAGAGCTCGTAGCGGTTCGACAGCTGGGTCTTGCGCAGGACGCTGGACACGTGCGTCTCGACCGTCTTCACCGAGATGAACAGCTCCGAGGCGATTTCCTTGTACGCGTAGCCCCGGGCGAGCAGGCGCAGCACGTCGCGCTCGCGCGGGGTGAGCAGGTCCAGCTCGGGGTCGTTGATCGGCGCGGAGCCGGGGCGGTCGGCGAACGCGTCGAGGACGAAACCGGCCAGCCGCGGCGAGAACACCGCGTCGCCGTCGGCCACCCGGACCACGGCGCGAACGAGTTCCTTCGACGAGATCGTCTTAGTGACGTAGCCGCGCGCGCCGGCGCGGATGACCGCGATGACGTCCTCGGCCGCGTCGGACACCGACAGCGCGAGGAACACGATGTCCGGCAGTTCCGGGCGGACCCGGCGGAGCACTTCGGCCCCGCCGCCGTCCGGCATGTGCACGTCGAGCAGCACCACCTGCGGGCGGGTCCGCGCGATCCCGGCGACCGCCTCGGCGACCGAACCGGCTTCGCCGACGACCTGCACCTCGTCGGTGATCGAGTCGAGTTCCGTGCGCACCCCTGCACGGAACAACGCGTGGTCGTCCACGAGAAAGACCTTGACCGGCTCCCGCTGGCTCTCCGTCACGACTGCCACTCCCTCGCTCGCGTCCCCCGAGCATAGCGAGGTCACGCCACCCCTTTGCTCGCTTTCACCGGCATGGCGAGCTGGACTTCGGTGCCTTCGCCCGGCGCGGTGCGCAGCTTGCAGG
This sequence is a window from Amycolatopsis benzoatilytica AK 16/65. Protein-coding genes within it:
- a CDS encoding response regulator, which produces MTESQREPVKVFLVDDHALFRAGVRTELDSITDEVQVVGEAGSVAEAVAGIARTRPQVVLLDVHMPDGGGAEVLRRVRPELPDIVFLALSVSDAAEDVIAVIRAGARGYVTKTISSKELVRAVVRVADGDAVFSPRLAGFVLDAFADRPGSAPINDPELDLLTPRERDVLRLLARGYAYKEIASELFISVKTVETHVSSVLRKTQLSNRYELSRWASDRRLV
- a CDS encoding DMT family transporter, with product MGETKTLLRIAALALMWGSSFFWIKLALDAFSPVQLVLARLVLGTAVLLALCLLGRRRLPSDRRTWRHLLVAAFFHNALPFTLFAIGETTVDSGITGVLNSTTPLWVLVAAPFLGASNKMSPARIAGLVIGLGGILLIFAPWQASGLLSWGALACLAAAASYGFAFVYEGRYLSGTGTSPYSLAAGQMLLATGFLVLAMPFGGMTPVHLSPLALVSVLVLGVGSTGIAFALNYQLLASEGAVAASVVGYLLPVVSVLLGAVFLHEQLNFRVIAGMVVVLAGVALTRIQRKPLAVPEAPVAEPV
- a CDS encoding LysR family transcriptional regulator, translating into MLDVRRMQVLRAVITSGSITAAARNLGYTPSAISQQLAVLEREAGTPLLERVGRGVQPTPAGTLLSEHAETLSAELARAEAALTELKEGRTGKLAIRYFATAGATMVPYAVAALRREHPGVWLDLKLIDPGDPLTEVEEGRADLAIIVYPRPADLGPGIELVPLLNDPYRAVLPRAHRLSRKRVLDLTDLADEPWVGVDPIPGACRAILEGACASAGFHPNVVVESEDYPSAQGFIAAGLGVGLVPELGLGTPHPGVVVRRVRNPQPSRHIHAAVSARVAGSPAVRTFLEAMQEAIANVA